The proteins below come from a single Pseudochaenichthys georgianus chromosome 14, fPseGeo1.2, whole genome shotgun sequence genomic window:
- the LOC117458544 gene encoding histone H2A-like, with amino-acid sequence MINCEEDETLQHLLMDCYRAQEVWSLLRGFGKTGGKTRAKAKTRSSRAGLQFRVGRVHRNLRKGNYAHRVGAGAPVYLAAVLEYLTAEILELAGNAARDNKKTRIIPCHLQLAVRNDEELNKLLGGVSIAQGGVLPNIQAVLLPKKTEKAAKK; translated from the exons ATGATTAACTGTGAAGAGGACGAGACTTTACAGCACCTCCTCATGGACTGCTACAGAGCCCAGGAGGTGTGGTCGCTCCTACGGGGCTTCGG gaagacCGGAGGAAAGACCCGAGCCAAGGCTAAGACCCGCTCCTCCCGGGCCGGGCTCCAGTTCCGCGTCGGCCGTGTCCACAGGAATCTGAGGAAGGGTAACTACGCCCACCGTGTCGGTGCCGGAGCCCCGGTGTACCTGGCCGCCGTGCTGGAGTACCTGACCGCTGAGATCCTGGAGCTGGCTGGAAACGCCGCCCGGGACAACAAGAAGACCCGGATCATCCCCTGCCACCTGCAGCTCGCCGTCCGCAACGACGAGGAGCTGAACAAGCTGCTGGGAGGAGTGTCCATCGCTCAGGGAGGCGTGCTGCCCAACATCCAGGCTGTGCTGCTGCCCAAGAAGACCGAGAAGGCCGCCAAGAAGTGA